The following are encoded together in the Streptomyces rapamycinicus NRRL 5491 genome:
- a CDS encoding oxidoreductase gives MGKVWLVTGANSGFGRAITEAAVAAGDVVVATARRVEALGDLVAAHPDQVEALRLDVTDTAGIEATVRDVVSRHGRIDVLVNNAGRGHVGAAEETTDGELRSLFDLHVFGPAALVRAVLPTMRARRSGAIVQLSSMGGQMSFAGFSAYSATKFALEGFSEALVEEVRPLGIKVLIVEPGAFRTSLMDNTGASEEIADYAGTVGPTRRMTRTAGGAEPGDPARAAAAILTALDAERTPLRLPLGSDAVDAVLTHLDAIRSDVTTWEKTARDTAYP, from the coding sequence ATGGGCAAGGTCTGGCTGGTGACCGGGGCGAACAGTGGCTTCGGCCGGGCGATCACCGAGGCCGCGGTGGCCGCCGGGGACGTGGTCGTGGCCACCGCACGCCGGGTGGAGGCGCTGGGCGACCTCGTGGCCGCGCACCCCGACCAGGTGGAGGCGCTGAGGCTGGACGTCACCGACACCGCCGGGATCGAGGCCACCGTGCGGGATGTGGTGAGCCGTCACGGCAGGATCGACGTCCTGGTCAACAACGCGGGGCGCGGCCACGTCGGCGCGGCCGAGGAGACCACCGACGGCGAACTGCGCTCGCTGTTCGACCTGCATGTCTTCGGCCCCGCCGCCCTGGTCAGGGCCGTGCTTCCCACCATGCGGGCCCGGCGCTCCGGCGCGATCGTCCAGCTGAGCAGCATGGGCGGCCAGATGTCCTTCGCCGGGTTCTCCGCCTACAGCGCCACCAAATTCGCCCTGGAGGGATTCTCGGAGGCGCTGGTGGAGGAGGTCCGCCCGCTCGGCATCAAGGTGCTGATCGTGGAGCCCGGCGCCTTCCGCACCAGCCTGATGGACAACACCGGCGCCAGCGAGGAGATCGCCGACTACGCCGGGACGGTCGGGCCCACCCGGCGGATGACCCGGACCGCCGGGGGCGCGGAGCCGGGCGACCCGGCCAGGGCCGCGGCGGCGATCCTGACCGCCCTGGACGCCGAGCGGACGCCGCTGCGGCTGCCCCTGGGCAGCGACGCCGTCGACGCGGTCCTCACTCACCTCGACGCCATCCGATCCGACGTCACCACCTGGGAGAAGACCGCTCGCGACACCGCCTACCCGTAG
- a CDS encoding phosphotransferase family protein has product MTRDPDDRLVSASPGLPEATGSRRMDWAAMPREVTARIGQLLGSPVAHAVSQRGGFSEGLAARVRLENGKRAFIKAADSPVAPAVADFHRREIAVSERLPREVPAPRLLDAYDDGTWVVLAFEEVVGHLPAQPWRREELDRVLAAVTDMAEVLTPSPVTEAILGKPRLGGWSAMADDAALRDKVEELSPWAARHFDQLVALEENASLEGATLLHGDLYPFNIMLTADRVFAVDWPHAWIGPRHCDAVTLMSSASLSGVDPRPIAENHPLTRDLDPARINEMLALHAGFLLRTAAAAGPDADPNIVAMMTALGLASLRWLRGARL; this is encoded by the coding sequence ATGACACGTGATCCCGACGACCGACTCGTTTCGGCGAGCCCGGGCCTGCCCGAGGCCACAGGCAGCCGGCGGATGGACTGGGCGGCGATGCCGCGCGAGGTGACGGCTCGGATCGGGCAGCTGCTCGGCAGCCCGGTGGCCCATGCGGTCAGCCAGCGGGGCGGCTTCTCCGAAGGTCTCGCCGCACGAGTGCGTCTGGAGAACGGCAAGCGTGCCTTCATCAAGGCGGCCGACTCACCGGTGGCACCGGCGGTGGCGGACTTCCACCGCCGGGAGATCGCCGTGTCCGAGCGGCTTCCCAGGGAGGTGCCCGCGCCGCGGTTGCTCGACGCGTACGACGACGGTACCTGGGTCGTGCTGGCCTTCGAGGAGGTCGTGGGACATCTGCCCGCCCAGCCGTGGCGGCGGGAGGAACTCGACAGAGTGCTCGCGGCGGTCACCGACATGGCGGAGGTCCTGACGCCATCGCCGGTGACCGAGGCGATCTTGGGCAAGCCGCGCCTCGGAGGGTGGTCGGCGATGGCGGACGACGCCGCGCTCAGGGACAAGGTCGAGGAGCTGTCACCGTGGGCGGCCCGCCATTTCGACCAACTCGTCGCCCTGGAGGAGAACGCTTCGCTGGAAGGCGCCACTCTCCTGCATGGAGACCTGTACCCGTTCAACATCATGCTGACCGCGGACCGTGTCTTCGCCGTCGACTGGCCGCACGCCTGGATCGGCCCCCGTCACTGTGACGCGGTCACCCTGATGTCGAGCGCATCCCTCAGCGGTGTGGACCCGCGGCCGATCGCCGAGAACCACCCGCTGACCCGCGATCTCGACCCCGCCCGGATCAACGAGATGCTCGCCCTGCACGCCGGTTTCCTCCTGCGGACCGCTGCCGCGGCCGGGCCGGACGCCGATCCCAACATCGTGGCCATGATGACCGCGCTGGGTCTCGCGTCACTGCGCTGGCTGCGCGGTGCTCGGCTGTAG
- a CDS encoding polyprenyl synthetase family protein, which translates to MAAAVLCLLGADPEPYRPLTAVTELLHVSALVIDDIQDNSPTRRGRPSVHEVFGTAPAITAGTLGYYTFDALISASRRPTPAPCCASTRSICGTCAPPRRSGPRPRRAPRRVRRSRGNR; encoded by the coding sequence GTGGCCGCGGCCGTGCTCTGCCTCCTCGGCGCGGACCCCGAGCCCTACCGGCCGCTGACGGCGGTCACCGAGCTCCTCCATGTCTCGGCGCTGGTCATCGATGACATCCAGGACAACTCCCCCACCCGGCGCGGCCGTCCGAGCGTCCACGAGGTCTTCGGCACCGCTCCCGCGATCACCGCCGGCACCCTCGGCTACTACACCTTCGATGCCCTCATCAGCGCGTCCCGCAGGCCGACCCCGGCACCATGCTGCGCATCTACCCGCTCTATCTGCGGGACCTGCGCGCCCCCACGCCGGTCAGGCCCTCGACCTCGCCGGGCACCACGCCGCGTTCGACGAAGCCGTGGCAACCGGTGA
- a CDS encoding MauE/DoxX family redox-associated membrane protein gives MQYLVIAVRAMIGVVFLIAFASKSAGRGRFTAFVESLPAMGVVPPRLVGPAAWAVVGAEGAVCALLIVESDGATVAGLALAAGLLSVFAAAIARTIRRGTGATCRCFGASAAPLGRRHLLRNVLLTTVAAAAGLMTLADQAPATATGAIVAAVAGLVAGALVTVLDDLAELFGPSRARRAPDPTRAHHPKAIRNIRDIREEPCQS, from the coding sequence GTGCAGTATCTGGTGATCGCGGTCCGGGCCATGATCGGCGTGGTCTTCCTGATCGCCTTCGCGAGCAAGTCGGCGGGGCGGGGCAGGTTCACGGCCTTCGTGGAATCGCTGCCCGCCATGGGAGTGGTGCCACCGCGGCTGGTCGGACCCGCGGCATGGGCCGTGGTCGGCGCGGAGGGCGCGGTCTGTGCCCTGCTCATCGTGGAGTCGGACGGCGCCACCGTGGCCGGACTGGCCCTCGCGGCAGGGCTGTTGAGCGTTTTCGCGGCGGCGATAGCCCGGACGATACGGCGGGGAACGGGCGCCACCTGCCGGTGTTTCGGGGCCTCTGCCGCCCCGCTCGGCCGCCGCCATCTCCTCCGCAATGTGCTGCTGACCACCGTCGCGGCGGCGGCCGGCCTGATGACACTGGCGGACCAGGCGCCGGCGACGGCGACGGGAGCCATCGTGGCGGCGGTGGCCGGGCTCGTCGCGGGTGCCCTGGTGACCGTACTCGACGACCTGGCCGAGCTGTTCGGCCCGTCCAGGGCCCGGCGGGCCCCCGATCCGACGCGCGCACACCATCCGAAGGCCATCCGGAACATCCGGGACATCCGGGAGGAACCATGCCAGTCCTGA
- a CDS encoding S26 family signal peptidase gives MGLTALGLGAALGTALITGTVLRRTLVVVTVRGGSMEPTYRDGERVLVRRGGRYAAGQVVVVRQGDDGRSSPTPSRAVAAVGTAQDWMIKRVAAVAGDRPPPGALPGPCAAGGSVPPGALVLLGDNTHNSYDSREVGYFPTAHVLGTVLRPRPRPTYD, from the coding sequence ATGGGTCTGACAGCACTGGGGCTGGGGGCGGCCCTGGGGACGGCTCTCATCACGGGAACGGTGCTGCGGCGGACACTCGTGGTCGTGACCGTACGGGGCGGGAGCATGGAACCCACGTACCGTGACGGGGAGCGAGTGCTGGTGCGGCGCGGCGGCCGGTACGCGGCCGGGCAGGTGGTCGTCGTGCGGCAAGGGGACGACGGGCGCTCGTCACCCACCCCGAGCCGGGCGGTAGCGGCCGTCGGTACCGCACAAGACTGGATGATCAAGCGTGTGGCGGCGGTGGCGGGCGACCGACCGCCCCCGGGAGCGCTCCCGGGGCCCTGCGCCGCCGGTGGTTCCGTCCCGCCCGGAGCGCTGGTCCTCCTGGGCGACAACACCCACAACAGCTACGACTCCCGTGAGGTGGGCTACTTCCCCACGGCACACGTCCTGGGCACCGTCCTCCGGCCCCGCCCCCGGCCGACGTACGATTAG
- a CDS encoding DUF1772 domain-containing protein, translated as MQNTLAVVTVVIVGLLVGVEFAVAAFVNPIISRLPNNGGLAARGEGARLLGKVMPFWYIGSVLLSAFWAAMASGDAGAGLIVTAAALLVLSVLMSIALLVPINSRVAQWTQDTVPADWREQLGRWDRFHYLRVGVIIAAFVLLVVGIA; from the coding sequence ATGCAGAACACACTCGCCGTCGTCACGGTTGTGATCGTCGGCCTGCTGGTGGGCGTCGAGTTCGCGGTGGCGGCCTTCGTCAACCCGATCATCAGTCGGCTGCCGAACAACGGCGGCCTCGCGGCCCGCGGCGAAGGAGCGCGCCTCCTCGGCAAGGTGATGCCGTTCTGGTACATCGGATCAGTCCTGCTCAGCGCCTTCTGGGCGGCCATGGCAAGCGGCGACGCGGGGGCGGGACTCATCGTCACGGCCGCCGCCCTGCTCGTCCTCAGCGTGCTGATGTCGATCGCCCTGCTCGTACCGATCAACTCCCGCGTGGCCCAGTGGACCCAGGACACCGTCCCGGCGGACTGGCGGGAGCAACTCGGCCGCTGGGACCGGTTCCACTACCTGCGCGTCGGCGTCATCATCGCGGCATTCGTCCTGCTGGTCGTCGGCATCGCGTGA
- a CDS encoding NAD(P)/FAD-dependent oxidoreductase yields the protein MPPLPFPSSAHVVVVGAGILGTTLARQLALSGARVTVLDREGPAAGATSAAFAWLTNQTYFRNGTSLSDGTSRHYFGLHRLALGAWRRLHHELGEALAVRWGGTVQLAPGHGAEHDLLRGDLRRRLAWGSPSRAITATEAGELLPGAVVAEEAVGFFTPDEGSVDPAKAVAALVDAGTRLGVDFRYGADVTAVEGAGDRARAVVTSNGRIECDHVVVACGADSPALLEPLGITAPLVDSSGTIVHLAPLPPFLERVLLAPDFHAIQRTDGRVVLARHYTGTPVSDPAGLDGEGLLADAATVLPPLRRAEIEKVTVGRRIVPADGLPVIGRSPLYPNVHSVTTNAGITLGPCLAQLLATEVLDDVSVDVLDPYRATRFTAVGE from the coding sequence ATGCCACCCCTCCCTTTCCCCTCCTCCGCCCATGTGGTGGTCGTCGGCGCCGGCATCCTCGGCACGACGCTGGCCAGGCAGCTCGCCCTGAGCGGCGCCCGCGTGACCGTCCTGGACCGCGAGGGTCCCGCGGCCGGGGCCACGTCCGCCGCCTTCGCCTGGCTCACCAACCAGACGTACTTCCGCAACGGCACCTCGCTGTCGGACGGCACGTCCCGGCACTACTTCGGACTGCACCGTCTCGCCCTCGGCGCCTGGCGGCGGCTGCACCACGAGCTCGGCGAGGCCCTGGCGGTCCGCTGGGGCGGAACGGTGCAGCTCGCACCCGGCCACGGCGCGGAACACGACCTTCTCCGCGGCGACCTGCGCCGGCGGCTGGCCTGGGGCAGCCCCTCCCGTGCCATCACCGCCACCGAGGCCGGGGAACTGCTCCCCGGCGCCGTCGTCGCCGAGGAAGCGGTCGGCTTCTTCACACCCGACGAGGGCTCCGTCGACCCCGCCAAGGCCGTCGCCGCACTGGTGGACGCCGGGACGAGGCTCGGGGTGGACTTCCGCTACGGCGCCGACGTCACGGCTGTCGAGGGCGCCGGGGACCGCGCCCGCGCCGTGGTCACCTCGAACGGGCGGATCGAGTGCGACCACGTGGTCGTCGCCTGCGGCGCGGACTCACCCGCACTGCTGGAACCGCTGGGCATCACCGCGCCGCTGGTCGATTCCTCCGGCACCATCGTCCATCTCGCCCCGCTGCCGCCCTTCCTGGAGCGGGTACTGCTCGCCCCGGACTTCCACGCCATCCAGCGCACGGACGGACGGGTGGTGCTGGCCAGGCACTACACCGGAACCCCGGTCTCCGACCCGGCGGGGCTGGACGGCGAGGGGCTCCTGGCCGACGCGGCCACGGTGCTGCCGCCACTGCGGCGGGCGGAGATCGAGAAGGTCACCGTCGGGCGCCGCATCGTTCCCGCCGACGGCCTGCCCGTCATCGGCCGCAGCCCCCTGTATCCCAACGTCCACAGCGTCACCACGAACGCGGGTATCACCCTCGGCCCCTGTCTCGCCCAACTGCTGGCCACGGAGGTCCTGGACGACGTCAGCGTGGACGTGCTGGACCCGTACCGGGCGACCCGGTTCACAGCGGTCGGCGAATGA
- a CDS encoding helix-turn-helix domain-containing protein, with amino-acid sequence MHEKHSSRALSSAADSRELITRRPGAAACEHVLGYRGFRFGARQPRCRLLVPDGVVKVMLGFGEPVRIADAVDPRQSVTGTSMINGLRATATLGEHTGQLSGVTVMLTPIAAFRFFGMPMAELAERNLDPADLLGREAGRLLCRLSECHDWTSRFALLDGVFATRAQAGPACAPEVVWTWRRLGRTHGRMRVGDLATETGWSRRRLERRFREQVGLPPKQFAQVLRLQEVLRLQDGGLPWAEAAALAGYYDQAHFTRAFKDRVGCTPGRFGTRRASSKPGDPLDFLPDQVTSVLLAE; translated from the coding sequence ATGCACGAGAAGCACTCATCGAGGGCCTTATCGAGTGCGGCGGATTCGCGGGAGCTGATCACCAGGAGGCCCGGAGCCGCCGCATGCGAGCATGTGCTGGGATACCGGGGCTTCCGGTTCGGTGCGCGTCAGCCCCGATGTCGGCTGCTGGTGCCGGACGGTGTGGTGAAGGTGATGCTGGGGTTCGGCGAGCCGGTACGGATCGCCGACGCGGTGGATCCACGCCAGTCCGTCACCGGAACCTCAATGATCAACGGCTTACGGGCCACCGCCACACTGGGCGAGCACACCGGCCAGTTGTCCGGCGTGACGGTCATGCTGACGCCGATCGCGGCCTTCCGCTTCTTCGGCATGCCGATGGCCGAGCTGGCGGAGCGCAACCTGGACCCGGCCGATCTCCTCGGCCGGGAGGCGGGCCGTCTCCTCTGCCGCCTGTCCGAGTGCCACGACTGGACATCGCGCTTCGCCCTGCTCGACGGGGTGTTCGCGACCCGGGCCCAGGCCGGGCCGGCGTGCGCGCCCGAGGTCGTCTGGACGTGGCGACGGCTGGGACGCACCCACGGCCGGATGCGCGTGGGGGACCTGGCCACCGAGACCGGCTGGAGCCGCCGACGGCTGGAGCGGCGCTTCCGCGAACAAGTGGGCCTGCCGCCCAAGCAGTTCGCCCAGGTGCTGCGGCTGCAGGAGGTGCTGCGCCTACAGGACGGCGGCCTGCCGTGGGCGGAGGCGGCGGCCCTCGCGGGCTACTACGACCAGGCCCATTTCACCCGGGCCTTCAAGGACCGGGTCGGCTGTACGCCGGGCCGGTTCGGAACCCGCCGGGCGTCCTCCAAGCCCGGCGACCCGCTGGACTTCCTGCCCGATCAGGTCACCAGCGTTCTGCTCGCCGAGTGA
- a CDS encoding ABC transporter ATP-binding protein, giving the protein MSGVRGRGGHEESAADTDRVPSDTPSAPSGHSGRAVVALRRLAAVCAVTARAAPGTLLLHIGLSLLVSALPVVTAWLMKLVLDDLASGDPNTLLWPGIAMAGLGVTAVVASQAMRYARAELDRRVGLEMQDRLFAAVDGFVGLGKFENPHFLDRLRLAQQAGHETATHVAESILGVVRAGVTIGGFLGSLFLVSPVMAGILLVAGAPVLWSEVALARRRARMLWEVGPVERREFFYADLLSSVEAAKEVRLFGIGRFLRERMLTERRTANAAKRAMDRREIAVQTGLGGLAALVSGGGLLWAVLAARGGALSVGDVTMFVAAIAGVQGALTSLAGDAAQGHQTLLMFDHYTAVTRATSDLPVADRPRPLPVLRHGIELRDVWFRYSPDLPWVLRGVDLHLPQGRALALVGLNGAGKSTLVKLLCRFYDPTRGAILWDGVDIREVDPARLRERVGAVFQDYMQYDMTAAENIALGDLTVLADRDRSRERMRQAAQRAGIDRQLSALPRGYDTLLTRMFFTEEDKGNPETGVVLSGGQWQRLALARAFLRDACTRRELMILDEPSAGLDAEAEHEIHATLRSERSTRTSLLISHRLSALRDADIIVVLKDGRVAERGNHTLLMAAGGEYARLFTLQAGGYQLSAEESPVAPEEAV; this is encoded by the coding sequence GTGAGCGGCGTGCGCGGGCGAGGCGGCCACGAGGAGTCGGCGGCGGACACCGACCGCGTCCCCTCCGACACCCCTTCTGCCCCTTCCGGGCACTCGGGGCGCGCCGTGGTCGCACTGCGGCGGCTCGCCGCCGTCTGCGCGGTCACCGCCCGCGCCGCCCCCGGCACCCTGCTGCTCCACATAGGGCTGTCGCTGCTGGTGAGCGCGTTGCCGGTGGTGACGGCCTGGTTGATGAAGCTGGTCCTGGACGATCTGGCGAGCGGTGACCCGAACACGCTGCTGTGGCCCGGTATCGCGATGGCCGGCCTCGGTGTGACGGCGGTGGTGGCCTCGCAGGCCATGCGCTACGCGCGAGCGGAGCTGGACCGCCGGGTGGGGCTGGAGATGCAGGACCGGCTGTTCGCCGCCGTCGACGGGTTCGTCGGGCTGGGGAAGTTCGAGAACCCGCACTTCCTGGACCGCCTGCGGCTGGCCCAGCAGGCGGGCCACGAGACGGCCACCCATGTCGCGGAGAGCATCCTGGGCGTCGTGCGCGCCGGGGTGACCATCGGTGGCTTCCTCGGTTCGCTCTTCCTCGTCAGCCCCGTGATGGCCGGGATTCTGCTGGTGGCGGGGGCGCCCGTGCTGTGGTCGGAAGTGGCACTGGCACGGCGGCGGGCGCGGATGCTGTGGGAGGTCGGGCCGGTCGAGCGGCGGGAGTTCTTCTACGCCGATCTGCTGTCCAGTGTGGAGGCGGCCAAGGAGGTCCGGCTCTTCGGCATCGGCCGGTTTCTGCGCGAGCGGATGCTGACGGAACGGCGTACGGCCAACGCCGCGAAGCGGGCCATGGACCGGCGAGAAATCGCCGTACAGACGGGGCTGGGCGGACTGGCGGCGCTGGTCTCCGGCGGTGGACTGCTCTGGGCGGTCCTCGCGGCGCGTGGCGGGGCGCTGTCGGTGGGCGATGTGACCATGTTCGTGGCCGCGATCGCCGGTGTGCAGGGGGCGCTGACCTCGTTGGCGGGCGATGCCGCGCAGGGCCATCAGACGCTGCTGATGTTCGATCACTACACGGCGGTGACGCGGGCCACCTCGGACCTCCCGGTCGCGGACCGGCCCCGCCCGTTGCCGGTACTGCGCCACGGAATCGAGCTCCGGGACGTCTGGTTCCGCTACTCTCCCGACCTCCCATGGGTGCTGCGCGGCGTCGACCTGCACCTTCCGCAGGGCCGTGCGCTGGCCCTCGTCGGGCTCAACGGGGCGGGCAAGTCCACTCTGGTGAAGCTGCTCTGCCGGTTCTACGACCCGACGCGCGGCGCGATCCTGTGGGACGGCGTGGACATCCGTGAGGTCGATCCGGCGCGGTTGCGGGAGCGCGTGGGCGCGGTGTTCCAGGACTATATGCAGTACGACATGACGGCGGCGGAGAACATCGCACTCGGCGACCTCACCGTACTGGCGGATCGGGACCGGTCGCGTGAGCGGATGCGTCAGGCGGCCCAACGGGCCGGAATCGACCGCCAGCTGTCCGCACTGCCCCGGGGCTACGACACCTTGCTGACCCGGATGTTCTTCACCGAGGAGGACAAGGGCAACCCGGAGACGGGGGTGGTCCTCTCCGGCGGTCAGTGGCAACGGCTGGCGCTGGCACGGGCCTTCCTGCGCGATGCGTGCACGCGCCGCGAACTGATGATCCTCGACGAGCCATCGGCCGGGCTCGACGCGGAGGCGGAGCACGAGATCCACGCGACCCTGCGGAGCGAGCGGAGCACCCGTACCAGCCTGCTGATCTCGCACCGGCTCAGTGCGCTGCGGGACGCGGACATCATCGTCGTACTCAAGGACGGGCGGGTCGCCGAGCGGGGGAACCACACCCTGCTGATGGCGGCGGGCGGCGAGTACGCGCGGCTCTTCACACTCCAGGCCGGTGGCTATCAGCTCTCCGCCGAGGAGTCCCCGGTGGCGCCGGAAGAGGCCGTGTGA
- a CDS encoding LysR family transcriptional regulator — translation MDVHGRDLRYFTAVAEELHFTRAAERLFVSQPALSKQIRMLERRLGAPLFVRDGRSVRLTPVGAALLPHAQQVLAAWDAAWEAVEKAKAGQRATLVVGMSTSPGRGGLLPGIRSRFTDTHPDARMKLRQVSWEDPTAGLADGSSDLAFVWLPMPDPDRYTWVVVAREPRLVALPEGHLLAARDVVDFADLLDEPFLALPPSAGALRDHWLATDARGGRPPVVGAEIASTEETYEALVDGRGVCLLASGNAPLITLGGVVTRPVRGISPSRYALARRADDHRPLVLDYVRACGEATGQSPAGA, via the coding sequence ATGGATGTGCATGGAAGGGACCTCCGTTACTTCACCGCCGTGGCCGAGGAGCTGCACTTCACCCGCGCGGCCGAGCGGCTGTTCGTCTCGCAGCCGGCGCTGAGCAAGCAGATCCGCATGCTGGAGCGCCGGCTCGGCGCGCCGCTGTTCGTACGGGACGGCAGGAGCGTCCGGCTCACACCGGTGGGCGCCGCGCTGCTGCCGCACGCCCAGCAGGTGCTCGCCGCGTGGGACGCCGCGTGGGAAGCGGTCGAGAAGGCCAAGGCCGGGCAACGGGCGACGCTTGTCGTGGGGATGAGCACCAGCCCTGGCCGCGGCGGTCTGCTGCCGGGGATCAGGTCCCGGTTCACCGACACCCACCCCGACGCCCGTATGAAACTGCGCCAGGTCAGCTGGGAGGATCCGACCGCGGGGCTCGCGGACGGCTCCAGCGACCTCGCCTTCGTCTGGCTCCCGATGCCCGATCCGGACCGCTACACCTGGGTGGTGGTGGCCCGGGAACCCCGGCTGGTCGCGCTGCCCGAGGGGCATCTCCTGGCCGCCCGGGATGTGGTCGACTTCGCCGACCTGCTGGACGAGCCGTTCCTCGCGCTGCCCCCGAGCGCCGGGGCGCTCCGGGACCACTGGCTCGCCACGGACGCCCGTGGCGGCAGGCCACCGGTCGTCGGTGCCGAGATCGCCAGTACCGAGGAGACGTACGAGGCGCTGGTGGACGGGCGCGGGGTCTGCCTGCTGGCCAGCGGGAACGCACCGCTCATCACTCTGGGCGGCGTCGTGACCCGGCCGGTGCGCGGCATCTCGCCGAGCCGGTACGCACTCGCCCGGCGTGCCGACGACCACCGTCCGCTGGTGCTGGACTACGTACGTGCTTGCGGGGAGGCGACCGGGCAGTCACCGGCTGGAGCCTGA
- a CDS encoding alpha/beta hydrolase, with protein sequence MNSVQFTAETSAGGVMERDFTVGEVPGVLWSPASGPERAPLVLMGHGGGTHKKAPAMSGRTERLIADCGFHVAVINAPGHGGRPRTAVDEREIAAMRRAMAAGEPVGPTVVRYNAHLAERAVPEWRATLDALQALPEIGADGPVGYFGLNMGTSIGVPLAAADPRITAAVFGVFWHDLAETAQRITIPVEFVLQWNDEHIPRQSGLALFDAFASKEKTLHANAGRHKEVRPYPPPPGGRRSPSASAGQPRALVAPLRGRGRALPPRRGPRALPAADGGHRAPPCLGAGHR encoded by the coding sequence ATGAATTCTGTGCAGTTCACCGCGGAGACATCGGCCGGCGGTGTGATGGAACGCGACTTCACCGTCGGTGAGGTCCCCGGTGTGCTCTGGTCACCCGCGTCCGGTCCCGAGCGCGCGCCGCTGGTGCTCATGGGGCACGGTGGCGGCACCCACAAGAAGGCACCGGCGATGTCGGGCCGTACCGAACGCCTCATCGCCGACTGCGGTTTCCACGTCGCCGTCATCAACGCGCCCGGTCACGGCGGCCGACCGCGTACGGCGGTCGACGAGCGGGAGATCGCCGCGATGCGGCGGGCGATGGCGGCGGGCGAGCCGGTCGGCCCGACCGTCGTCCGCTACAACGCCCACCTGGCCGAGCGTGCCGTACCGGAGTGGCGGGCGACACTGGACGCCCTCCAGGCGTTGCCGGAGATCGGCGCGGACGGGCCGGTCGGCTACTTCGGTCTGAACATGGGCACCTCGATCGGGGTACCGCTAGCGGCGGCCGATCCCAGGATCACCGCCGCGGTCTTCGGCGTCTTCTGGCACGACTTGGCCGAGACGGCGCAGCGGATCACCATCCCGGTAGAGTTCGTGCTCCAGTGGAACGACGAGCACATCCCGCGCCAGTCGGGTCTGGCGTTGTTCGACGCCTTCGCCTCGAAGGAGAAGACGTTGCACGCCAACGCGGGCAGGCACAAGGAGGTGCGCCCGTACCCGCCTCCACCAGGGGGTCGCCGCTCCCCTTCTGCATCTGCTGGACAACCCCGGGCGCTCGTGGCGCCCCTACGTGGCCGCGGCCGTGCTCTGCCTCCTCGGCGCGGACCCCGAGCCCTACCGGCCGCTGACGGCGGTCACCGAGCTCCTCCATGTCTCGGCGCTGGTCATCGATGA